The genomic stretch TAATGCTGTGTAGTCTATATTATGAGTACACAGTATAGTCTACACGTTTAATACTCTACATGTTTATTAAGGGTgtccctttcagaacttgtgatCTTTGATGTACATCTCACCTTAACAAGGGAGTCATGTTGCCATCACAACCACCTTTACTACACTTAAGTAAGTATCCATcaggtttggatggacttagggGCATTCTATAAATCCTGAATTAAatcagtcttcatcaggattcaaaaTTGAGACCCCCTTGGTTTTTAACCCACTCAGACACCACACCCacaaaaaatttactaaaacaagcaaacaaacaaacaaatttgcCAAACTAAACCAAAACTATTTTGAATCATATACAAAAgccaatataaaatttaaaaaacaacaatatttacTCAAAGAATTCTGCCAATCATTTATTAACAAAGTAACTGAAACATTAGTGTATATCATCTAGTGAGATCTTAGAACACAGATATTTCATAAATATAATCATTACAATAGATTTTCCCTGGTGAACATGCTGGTCAGTATTgaacaataattatttttcagttacCTGGATGTTGGACTGCAGTTATCAGCAGATGAAATGTCTTATCACCttctttattaactctttctctccgtaattatttaccgcattctgatgaaatcaacgttggtatcatcagttaggagagaaagagttaatgatgtACCTTAATTAAGTCGATGTTAGCATAAAATGGCTAAGGAGACAACACACCAACTAATCAAAGTAATCTATTATTAGCATTGAAAGCTTAAGGCATAAATCGGCGTACAGAGGACCATGTTTTCATTCAACTATTTATAAGTTTTTGAAAAGAGGATTAactcaaaataagaaaaaaaataggccAGCTTGTTTAGACTCCAattcaaatgaaatataaagtagtgagcaaaagaaagaaagaatttaaAGTTGTGACAAACTAATCATAAATCTGCTTCACTGAATTCAGACTCTTATTCCCAACTTTTGTGGGTTTTTCCCCCAAAATTCCAGGTATTAAGGGAGAATATCTCGTATCTATGTTATGTTTGCAAAATCACAACCCTTAAAAAAATGACCCCAAATGTGTAACTTATTTACAGAAAGAGTATGATGACCTTATAGAGAAATATAATTCTTTCCCTTTACAtcctttatttcctttttttatattttattcactAAGAATTAATCTTGCATTTTATTAGTAACAAGAAAATTGCAGTGACCAATTCTAAAATGTGAACAAAGGTCTATAACTACATTATTTCTACATCACATATTTACAACTAGTCGATGGCACTGGGCAATAATCATGATGTGCTACAAAAATAATTCCAATTCTTGGACTAGGAGCTCTAGTGtttaaactatattttaagCCAGTCGTCAATAATTTGAATTATGTATTTTGTATGTACCCATTTAGTATGAGGTTTTTGAATtaatatccataaaaaaaagtaacgtaCTTACATAATATATTTTACATCAACTACATGAGTGACACAGTATACAGCTTTGATATTTGCAACAGATGTCCATATCTGTTACCTTCACAGAAAATATTACATCTTAGTGAAATCAATTCAACACACACATCAACAATGCAGTTACAATTTTTGATCACATCTCTCGCAGATTTAGAGTTAAACAGAGAAAATTGAATTAGTGACTCGTTATTTTTTTAGGTATTGGAGGTGGGGCCATACCAAAAGGCTTGTGGCTAGATCTCAGAATCTCATGTTCTGGGAACTTGGATAGAATCTGGTTGGCATACAGAACAGACTGTTAaggaagacaaaaaagttttaaacataaagaaatatacCATAATATTTGGGTCTATATTTTTACACTTGTTACAATGTACTAAAGGGACATATCACTcagattaaattattaattaatgtttgaCCAGAGGTTTAAATCATAGAACCTTTCTCAAAAGCCATCAAGAGGCTTGTAGTTAATAAGCATTAGTTTCTTCTCTTGTACTTGTAGAGAATGGATGGAGatcaaaacaaaatagagcTTCCATTATTAACATAATTGTAAAAGTGTATTCTTTATAGATATCTCTGCTCCTGCACTGAGGCATATGGTACACAGATGAGTGTATTGTTGAAGGCGAGTGATGAACAAGATGGTTGACTGTTGATCCCAGTTTAGTATATGTAGAAACAGAACTAGAGATAGGCTAGAACCACCTGAGTTGTAGAAAGGATCATTGCCAGTGTGGTGAGCAGGTGAGAAGTTGTCTGGTCAAGAAGAAGTCTTGTGAGGAAATTGTGGAAGGGGTCATTCCTGTAAGTGGAAGACGTTCCTGGTAGTTTATTATGTAGACTATCGTTCTAGAGATAATGAGAAGATAGCAGCATGTACTGTGACCCTGTGTTAGTGGCACAATAGTGAACCCTGTAGGAATTGTAAGACAGGCTGCAACAGTGAACCTTGTATGTTAGTGGAAAGCAGTGGTGGCAAACAGTGAACCCTGCAGGCCAGAGCTAAATGAGCTCATAGCTaacttaaacatttatttttgtttaatcgtTTCTCATCTGTTGTCAAGAAAATAAAGATCACTCATCTCTTCACCTTGATCCCTCATTGATTATTTGCCCTAGATTCATTACATTACAATAAAGAAGGACTTGTTATCATTCCccacaactttttgtttccagAGTTTTTAGAAGTGGGTGGTAGAtaataccagacagacagagtgagttaatataagcttttttttaaaacaatcacCATATTCTAAAGTATACCTGTCAGTTTTGTAATTGAAatgtgtttcttttgttttgagcttaagtaaaaaaaaaaaactggttaaagaaaatgtaattaTAAACTTACATTGGCCGCATTCATTGTCTGCGTGGAGACTGATCGGGACAACACACCATGGAGAGCACCAAGTTTGGTAGTCTTCGCGCTCAGTTTGGTTTTTTCTAAACTTGTTGGAACATGTTGAGAAGGACGTGGAACAAGTCCCAGATCACCAAGACTATAATGAGGCAAGATGCCTTTCATCGAAGGAAattcactgaaaaaaaaaacaacaaaaaacacattttttaagcattatgtAACCAAGCTTTCtcatttttaaagcaaaaagtTGAAATCATTTCATTAAGGTATGTAAATTACTGGGTAACAAATTGAGTTACAAGCATAAAAAGTTGAGTTCTAGCAAATTGAAATGTTACAATTTTTTACGACGAAACTGTATAGTTTGCACAAGTTTCTAATCTTACAGATGTCGTATTTTTTAGTGAATGTGGATAGCAATGGAAGCTTAGACAAATATTAAAGACTTGTAGTTTTAATCTAAATAAGTACACTAACTTGTTTTCAATACCTAAGCTAGACTTACTTTTTGATAATACCTTTCTTGGTACTTGGGCTATTGCTCAAGGTACCAACAGATGATAACTGTCTTTTGCCCAACTCATCTGGGTTTGGACCAATGCCCAAGTTGGCAGCACTGTCCATCAGAACCAGCAGTTTTTCAAGCATGTGCTCCCTGCCATACACGACATCAGTGCCGATGTTGTCACTGGTATTCGTCTCTTCACTTTCATCGACATCATCCACCATGTCAGTCTGAGTGCTATTGACACATTTAATCAGCCGATCTTTgttatcttctttttcctgcGGGTAGAGgagtagacaaaaaaaaatgtgcgaaTTTGTAAATCAATGGTACATTTATAGCACTGATTTTTGTTCCTTTACAAAGTGCACAGATGACACAGCGCTGAGAGAGCTCagacataattattattttatttaattatctcAATGGAATAAGCATCAGtgaaaaataagataaataaaattgaaatatattattatGTATGTCAAATAATATGAAATGTTATTACCCCAGTACTTACAATTAAAACCTCTTTGATTGCGTCAGCAGCTTCCGCAAGCACTtgttgaattttgtttcttagACTCACTTCTGTGTGCACATCAGACCTGACCTTCTCAAGAGTATCTTCCAGCAGCGCATTATTCTGTGACATCATTCCCATCTCATACCTGGCAGTAGACAGATAAGTTAGATAGTAAACAACTGTTAAATACGTCTTTCTTTTCAACAAAATGGAACAGCCAGAAATgacaagaaaaacttttttttaaagcaaagcttatactaAGTGCAGTTGCAtcaattaattagatctagaccaacaacaatgaATTTGGgtgaatatttttacaaattgttttttgtttaatgctatttcatgcttttagatttatcaaAGATTTATCAatgcgctataatcctatcacttaccCGGACCAGTTGGGAAGATGGGAGGAAGAGGGTGGATACATTAGAAAGTATTTTTAGTAGTATAGGTATTTTTAGTAGTATAGGTTCAGCAAAGGCTTTTCTCTGTGTCTCAAATGTGAATCTTACATTTTAAGCAAGAGTTCTCTAGCTGTCACTTTCAGAAGTTACTACTAGTCACCAACTGTTTTCTTCTATGCCAGTTAGGGCAAACTGATATCTGAATGGATAATTTTCAGGTGGGTACCTCTGTAATGCTTTATCTGCTTCAGATgagacaaaatatgcaggtcgaagAAGATTCTGCAGAGCCAGTTGAAATGATGCACTCTTCCTTAAATCTCAGTTTCAAAagcaatgtctttttttttattagtattgGTGTTGAGTAAAAATATTCCTTTTATTAgtccatttttctttgttacaagaatattaaaaatataataattggCATATAATTTGAGCCCTTGCTACTCTAGCATGCTGACTGCTCTCTGGTCCAATCAATTTGAGGAAAAGGATGATTCTATGCTGCCCTCAGGTGATAAGCAAACCCTAATCAGATCCAGTTaatagtcaaataaaaaatgtcaattCTAAACCAAGTTTCAAGCTTGAAccttattgttttttgtttcagatgttccttcagatttcaAGACCATCTGGGTAACGGTCCAGAGCAcaaaccacatgaccaggcaaccatccagTGACCAGtatgaaaacaaatattcttttttttctttcattatgtTCCTTTGTGTAGGAAATGCAGGGGAACCAGAGTCATTTATTTCATAACTAATTAGCTCAGTCTACAGCTGTCCTAAACCAGTCTGTGAGAATAGGCCTATGTATTCCCTGTCTTTCACTCACTCACTCATTATGTCTACCGTGTTTTCTTTCATTTGCCACtgttcattgtttttaaaaaactgacCTTGTGACTATTTCTAATATTAAGACAATAATGGTGCAGAGAAAGTTGACAAATCtgtttttaattcttttagAGGCCTTCAAGCTTCATATCCATACCTGTTCAGATTGTGTTCTTTGACTTGAATATCTGCAATTCTGTTTTCATGACTGTTATCATCTTTGTTTTTTCATCCCTATTCTCCATTAAGAAAACTGCCAATTTTCTGTCCAATCTACTAACTCAGGGGgtgcgatggctgagtggttaagcaatGGGCTTCCAAACCTtggtcttgggtttgaatcttggtgaggacatgaatttcaggatttttagagCACCCCTGAGTTCCctcaactttaatgggtacctgactttagttgaagAAATTAAAGGAGGTTGGACATTGTGCTGGCCGAATGATAACCTGCTCATTATTAACCGTTGGCCcaagaaagagatgaccttaacatcatctgcccaatagaagaatgcaaagtctgaaaggggaactttaacttTACTACTAACTCAGTCAGGTTCTTTAAATAGTCAGCTAAATGTAGGCCAACATAAATATTCTTTTCTCATGCTCTTTTAATGTCATGGAAATGATCCCTTCAAGATTGATATTTAAGAGgaagaacaaaataatcaacCTTGTCACCAAATGTCTGTTATTGAAGATTACAGCTATGATTACTTGGTCAAATAAGTAATTTAAAAGAATACATGTTAAAGATCTCTTTGGTGTTGAGATGTTTTTCAGACAATATTCATCATcgtcatcaaactccatttgattgagggcttgaaaggctcaaatcctctctcgCAAAAGCCcaggacagaaaccctgctgtctggcgtagtgcatacatgtcaccatacaggtagagaatttgtgggcttccagacctgtcgaggcggagatcagcaagtctggggcagacAAAAAGAATATCATGAGACAAGGTTTAAGATTTGATCTGTTGTAGAGTTGGTCCCTCACCTCAATGAATCATTCTGTTGTTTCAAGATGTCTATTTCAGAGTCCAGTTGCATGAgttcattttctctcttttcataCTCAGCAATGACAGCTTCTTGACTCTGGCATTTATCAGTCATAAGTTTGATGACCTGAAATAAAGTACGAGATAAAAAGCATGTACGT from Biomphalaria glabrata chromosome 9, xgBioGlab47.1, whole genome shotgun sequence encodes the following:
- the LOC106057287 gene encoding cilia- and flagella-associated protein 157-like isoform X2, with the protein product MSRKGTNSFLAKVKQDVPPATLQRGPPPLDIETKEHFLTIIDNLERRLNKYQKRCDELEVANGQFQEKFDQLSSDKKEIISFWKKQVEQKADEIVDLNDRYIGLQQARDNEREAFKKQIQEQRSEYQEMKDQLTAENMMLGGKLASLEEFKVQKEELMAKFALMEAELARKEEENKENLYNLEKKAVIDKDRLKKEMILRVNQVAAEFRKVSNKQMAETTKRTIRENVSITAQLAKMSDKTIEMIQENDELHDKVKKLKQQVEMLEFNEREMGKKNQSNLKVIKLMTDKCQSQEAVIAEYEKRENELMQLDSEIDILKQQNDSLRYEMGMMSQNNALLEDTLEKVRSDVHTEVSLRNKIQQVLAEAADAIKEVLIEKEDNKDRLIKCVNSTQTDMVDDVDESEETNTSDNIGTDVVYGREHMLEKLLVLMDSAANLGIGPNPDELGKRQLSSVGTLSNSPSTKKGIIKNEFPSMKGILPHYSLGDLGLVPRPSQHVPTSLEKTKLSAKTTKLGALHGVLSRSVSTQTMNAANSVLYANQILSKFPEHEILRSSHKPFGMAPPPIPKKITSH
- the LOC106057287 gene encoding cilia- and flagella-associated protein 157-like isoform X1, which codes for MPPKKKSSGKKGKKKGSGKKQVPPKTVPKVEEETKEFFLVQIKDLENRLSRYQKRCDELEVANGQFQEKFDQLSSDKKEIISFWKKQVEQKADEIVDLNDRYIGLQQARDNEREAFKKQIQEQRSEYQEMKDQLTAENMMLGGKLASLEEFKVQKEELMAKFALMEAELARKEEENKENLYNLEKKAVIDKDRLKKEMILRVNQVAAEFRKVSNKQMAETTKRTIRENVSITAQLAKMSDKTIEMIQENDELHDKVKKLKQQVEMLEFNEREMGKKNQSNLKVIKLMTDKCQSQEAVIAEYEKRENELMQLDSEIDILKQQNDSLRYEMGMMSQNNALLEDTLEKVRSDVHTEVSLRNKIQQVLAEAADAIKEVLIEKEDNKDRLIKCVNSTQTDMVDDVDESEETNTSDNIGTDVVYGREHMLEKLLVLMDSAANLGIGPNPDELGKRQLSSVGTLSNSPSTKKGIIKNEFPSMKGILPHYSLGDLGLVPRPSQHVPTSLEKTKLSAKTTKLGALHGVLSRSVSTQTMNAANSVLYANQILSKFPEHEILRSSHKPFGMAPPPIPKKITSH